A stretch of the Marivirga tractuosa DSM 4126 genome encodes the following:
- a CDS encoding ligand-binding sensor domain-containing protein encodes MAQSGDVVLNHFEVPLPPQDYLYQDMDIDSQGRLLVAYKKGVLQFDGNSWVKVKVNSSPIKFLEVHNKNILLAKDGIYEIVEDQFHSNKLVLLYQTPLLSPIVDLVFYGNQYYLLANEQITAFSEEFEKLNTFESKLGFKDVFVWNEKLYAFEDNYLVENVEGTWVDLNLFAPENSDFVFSVKGSKQLYFSYDNGDFYSFDGQEFSPYSSALNEYLRENYPISGKYFDGKIIISTLIGGVVLVDENSGNIISTIQNYNGLPTNEVNAITMDHQKGLWLAHPYGLSRAALNIPLKDFQFYPGLEGLPETTVLSGDTLWVGTTEGLFFLKEVKDYETLQKKMIQKVKINRSNESTLKNGDEDNGFLQNLFSSQDDSEEQKFIDEELKKFRKIYRNDGIRFRALREKLEEKERQLKDSLQKHAQSASKSKQSRSQNIKPKYKSVVKTIDISRLKSIKFEFQKVKSVAPHVESLLETEKGLIARSNTGLYLVKGGEGVKISDLRMTKKMLFDTEKQWLWLSNRDGLFTVDLSDKDFNLQKHSENKFHDLLIQEGQLSAVGENILEIFAIKSDGLEPINKININNSFSEEMLLFYEAGKVKLLRSDGILALDNAGRKLEFDTLFRKPLKYFLKDQNEDIWLLTSADEWMSLQNKIPLQLKDWIHIVPSIKSLYKPNDTTVYLVTNQRIVRWKYSQEKEYPLPKTFIDGVMVENEWLLDTEVVKMEHGQNNLKIILSTPEYLFKDDVEYQYYVKGLMDDWSSWSSIREIDFPYIPTGDYLLEIRAKTFLHDNVRSFDFKFEVLPPYWQTWWFYMLEIGFFSILILISIKLNTTNQSSYLTKTFTFLTLILFLEFIATIFENNLEGYLDDSPVYTFVINVILALSISPIEKGVNKVLVTINSARSKELITKMRANQKENNKNE; translated from the coding sequence ATGGCTCAAAGCGGAGATGTTGTTCTTAATCATTTTGAAGTGCCATTGCCTCCTCAAGATTATCTTTATCAGGATATGGATATTGACTCGCAGGGTAGGTTATTAGTGGCTTATAAAAAAGGGGTTTTACAATTTGATGGCAATTCCTGGGTAAAGGTAAAAGTGAATAGTAGCCCTATTAAGTTTTTAGAAGTACATAATAAAAATATCTTGTTAGCTAAAGATGGGATTTATGAAATAGTAGAAGATCAATTTCACAGTAATAAATTAGTACTACTTTATCAAACACCATTGTTATCTCCTATTGTTGATTTAGTGTTTTATGGAAACCAATATTATTTGTTGGCGAATGAACAGATAACTGCTTTTAGTGAGGAATTTGAAAAGCTCAATACTTTTGAATCTAAATTAGGCTTTAAAGATGTTTTTGTTTGGAATGAGAAATTATATGCCTTTGAAGATAATTACTTAGTCGAGAATGTTGAAGGAACATGGGTAGATTTAAATCTATTTGCCCCTGAAAATAGTGATTTTGTTTTTTCTGTAAAAGGTTCAAAGCAATTATATTTTTCATATGACAATGGAGACTTTTACTCTTTTGATGGGCAAGAATTTAGCCCTTATTCATCCGCTCTAAATGAGTATTTAAGGGAGAACTACCCCATTTCAGGTAAATATTTTGATGGTAAAATTATTATTTCCACTTTAATTGGTGGAGTGGTTTTAGTAGATGAAAATTCTGGCAATATCATCTCCACCATTCAAAATTACAATGGATTGCCAACTAACGAGGTCAATGCCATAACCATGGATCATCAAAAAGGCTTATGGCTTGCTCACCCTTATGGATTGTCGCGTGCTGCTTTAAATATTCCACTAAAAGATTTTCAGTTCTATCCTGGATTGGAGGGCTTGCCAGAAACCACTGTTTTAAGTGGTGATACTTTGTGGGTTGGCACTACTGAAGGCTTGTTTTTCTTGAAGGAAGTTAAAGATTATGAAACCCTCCAGAAAAAGATGATTCAAAAGGTCAAAATAAATCGCTCAAATGAATCTACTTTAAAAAATGGGGATGAGGATAATGGTTTTTTACAAAACTTATTTAGCTCTCAAGATGATTCTGAAGAGCAAAAGTTTATTGATGAAGAGCTAAAAAAATTCCGAAAGATCTATAGGAATGATGGGATTCGCTTCAGAGCATTAAGGGAAAAATTGGAAGAAAAGGAACGGCAATTAAAGGACTCTTTACAAAAGCATGCGCAAAGCGCATCAAAATCTAAGCAAAGTAGGTCGCAAAATATTAAGCCAAAATACAAATCGGTAGTAAAAACCATAGATATTTCACGTTTAAAATCTATCAAATTTGAATTTCAAAAAGTTAAGTCCGTTGCTCCACATGTAGAGTCTTTGCTAGAAACAGAAAAAGGGTTAATTGCTAGAAGTAATACTGGACTCTATTTAGTTAAGGGGGGAGAAGGAGTAAAAATCTCAGATCTAAGAATGACAAAGAAAATGCTTTTTGATACTGAGAAGCAATGGTTATGGTTAAGCAATAGAGATGGATTGTTTACTGTAGATTTAAGTGACAAAGATTTTAATCTGCAGAAACATTCTGAAAATAAATTCCATGACCTGCTGATTCAAGAAGGTCAATTGTCAGCAGTTGGTGAAAATATTTTAGAAATTTTTGCTATAAAGTCTGATGGTTTGGAGCCGATAAACAAGATAAATATTAATAATAGTTTTTCAGAGGAGATGCTATTGTTCTATGAAGCAGGAAAAGTGAAGTTACTAAGATCCGATGGTATTTTAGCTTTAGATAATGCAGGGCGCAAATTAGAATTTGATACACTATTCAGAAAGCCTCTAAAGTATTTTTTGAAGGATCAGAATGAAGATATTTGGCTTTTGACTAGTGCGGATGAATGGATGTCACTACAAAATAAAATTCCATTGCAATTAAAAGATTGGATACATATAGTCCCCTCTATTAAAAGTCTTTATAAACCAAATGACACAACAGTCTATTTGGTGACGAACCAGCGAATTGTCAGATGGAAATACTCACAAGAAAAGGAATATCCTTTACCTAAGACTTTTATTGATGGCGTGATGGTTGAAAATGAGTGGTTGCTTGATACTGAGGTTGTCAAAATGGAACATGGTCAAAATAATTTGAAAATCATCTTGAGTACACCAGAATACTTGTTTAAAGATGATGTAGAATATCAATATTATGTAAAAGGGCTAATGGATGATTGGTCAAGTTGGTCTTCTATTCGGGAAATAGATTTCCCTTATATTCCAACGGGAGATTATTTATTGGAAATCAGGGCTAAAACTTTTTTACATGATAATGTAAGAAGTTTTGATTTTAAATTTGAAGTCTTACCACCTTACTGGCAGACTTGGTGGTTTTATATGTTGGAGATAGGGTTTTTCAGCATCTTAATATTAATATCTATCAAGTTAAATACTACCAACCAGAGCTCTTATTTAACCAAAACCTTCACATTCTTAACCCTAATTCTTTTTCTAGAATTTATTGCAACTATTTTTGAAAATAATTTAGAGGGGTATTTAGATGATTCACCTGTTTATACTTTCGTGATCAATGTAATATTGGCACTTTCAATATCCCCAATTGAGAAGGGCGTAAATAAAGTTTTGGTCACTATCAATTCTGCCAGATCCAAAGAATTGATCACTAAAATGCGGGCAAATCAAAAAGAAAATAATAAAAATGAGTAG
- a CDS encoding M48 family metallopeptidase → MIFTADQFFTIIIVIVVADYAINTVIDILNLKKSSAKLPEDLKEIYDEEKYLKAVKYQKANTKFGLLSGFSSVLIMFLVLYFGILGELDSWIRVRFDSVVTQTLAFFGIVYIINDIWNIPWQWYSTFTIEEKFGFNKLTPALFWKDKLKGYLLTALLGGILLSVLILLIMWLGQSFWWIFWLVIVLFMIGANFFYTSWILPLFNKLTPLEDGTLREKILQYGKSVNFPIENIYIMDGSKRSSKANAFFSGFGKRKKIVLFDTLLEKHTDEELVAILAHEVGHYKKKHTISGMISGVVQTGAMLLIMSYMIFNPNLSIALGAEQLSFPVNFIAFGIIYTPVSMILSLFSNFISRKHEFQADKFAANTYNGEELQNALKKLSIDSLSNLKPHKLYVIFHYSHPPLLQRLQAIDKHK, encoded by the coding sequence ATGATATTTACCGCAGATCAATTTTTTACGATCATTATTGTGATTGTAGTGGCTGACTATGCCATTAATACTGTAATTGATATTTTAAATCTTAAAAAATCAAGTGCTAAGTTGCCTGAAGATTTGAAAGAGATTTATGATGAAGAGAAATATCTTAAAGCAGTAAAATATCAAAAAGCCAATACTAAATTCGGACTTTTGAGTGGCTTTTCTAGTGTCCTTATTATGTTCTTGGTATTGTATTTTGGCATTTTGGGAGAGTTGGATTCTTGGATAAGAGTTCGATTTGATTCTGTTGTTACCCAAACCTTAGCTTTTTTTGGGATTGTATACATTATCAATGATATATGGAATATTCCCTGGCAATGGTATTCTACCTTTACTATTGAAGAGAAGTTTGGATTCAATAAGTTAACTCCGGCCTTGTTTTGGAAGGATAAATTGAAAGGTTATTTGTTAACAGCATTATTGGGTGGGATTTTACTAAGTGTATTAATTCTACTGATAATGTGGCTTGGTCAGTCTTTCTGGTGGATTTTTTGGCTAGTAATCGTTTTGTTTATGATCGGTGCTAATTTCTTCTATACAAGCTGGATATTGCCTCTTTTCAATAAATTAACGCCACTTGAAGATGGGACATTAAGAGAAAAAATATTACAGTATGGAAAATCTGTAAATTTCCCGATAGAGAATATTTACATCATGGATGGCTCTAAACGTTCTTCTAAAGCGAATGCCTTTTTTTCTGGCTTTGGGAAGCGAAAGAAGATTGTGTTGTTTGATACACTATTGGAAAAGCATACCGATGAAGAACTAGTAGCAATCTTAGCGCATGAGGTTGGGCATTATAAAAAGAAACACACTATTTCCGGAATGATTAGTGGTGTTGTGCAGACAGGAGCGATGCTGTTGATCATGTCTTACATGATATTTAATCCTAATTTAAGCATTGCATTGGGTGCTGAACAACTAAGTTTTCCTGTGAATTTCATAGCATTTGGAATAATTTACACACCAGTAAGTATGATTTTATCACTGTTTTCCAACTTCATTAGTCGAAAACATGAGTTTCAGGCAGATAAATTTGCGGCAAATACTTACAATGGAGAAGAGCTTCAAAATGCACTTAAAAAGCTCTCTATTGATAGCTTAAGTAATTTAAAGCCACATAAACTGTATGTGATCTTTCATTACTCACATCCACCTTTGCTTCAAAGATTGCAGGCTATCGATAAGCACAAGTAA
- a CDS encoding thioesterase family protein, which yields MSRVKIEEPVEYVFKASIKTRITDLNYGGHVGNDRIFAFMHDARVQFFRSLGYESELDFEGLGNIQTDAAISYKAEVFAHEDIEIAIGVKDINKYGCDFVYRFMKSDGSLAALGKTGIVFFDYEKRKIASIPQSFLDKIK from the coding sequence ATGAGTAGAGTAAAAATTGAAGAGCCAGTAGAATATGTTTTTAAAGCTAGCATTAAAACAAGGATCACCGATTTAAATTATGGAGGACATGTTGGCAATGATCGGATATTTGCTTTTATGCATGATGCACGTGTTCAATTTTTCAGGTCATTAGGCTACGAAAGTGAATTAGATTTCGAAGGCTTGGGCAATATACAAACGGATGCTGCAATTTCTTACAAGGCAGAAGTTTTTGCTCACGAAGATATTGAAATTGCAATAGGGGTTAAGGACATTAATAAATATGGTTGTGACTTCGTTTATAGATTTATGAAATCAGATGGAAGTTTAGCTGCATTAGGGAAGACGGGAATTGTTTTCTTCGATTATGAAAAAAGGAAAATCGCTTCTATTCCTCAGTCTTTCTTAGATAAAATAAAGTAG
- a CDS encoding PorP/SprF family type IX secretion system membrane protein translates to MGKLINSQKFLVFSILILFLISFDEVKAQDPQFSQFYAAPLYLNPAFAGNTQMSRAGINYRNQWPSINANFTTYSAYFDHYFDMISSGVGLIISRDEEGIVGLRSTSVGAQYAYQLRLSENLTFRPGVQAAVYNRNLDFSRLTFGDQWDPETQSFQNPTGEAPTGESKTFFDLSFGGVLYSENFWFGYSVFHLNQPNQSIVGDESRLPMKHSFHAGYKIPLKTGYKKGFTRSGDERSITPTAQYKMQGGFQQLDLGIYSTLEPMVAGLWYRGIPFQTPNGFSASESLVLLLGYAYEKISVGYSFDYTLSDLGIRSGGAHEISISYVLSLTDPRRPPADKLRIPCPKF, encoded by the coding sequence GTGGGTAAACTAATTAATAGTCAAAAATTTCTCGTATTTTCAATATTGATTTTGTTTTTAATTTCATTTGATGAGGTTAAAGCGCAAGATCCTCAGTTCTCGCAGTTTTATGCGGCTCCATTATATTTGAATCCAGCATTTGCAGGAAACACACAGATGAGTAGGGCAGGAATTAACTACCGAAATCAATGGCCAAGTATAAATGCTAATTTCACCACTTACTCAGCTTATTTTGATCATTATTTTGATATGATCTCAAGCGGTGTCGGATTGATTATTTCCAGGGATGAGGAAGGAATTGTAGGACTGAGATCCACATCTGTAGGAGCCCAATATGCATACCAGTTGCGTTTGAGTGAGAATTTAACCTTCAGGCCAGGAGTGCAGGCTGCTGTTTACAATAGGAATTTAGATTTTAGCAGATTAACCTTTGGTGATCAGTGGGATCCTGAAACACAATCTTTCCAAAACCCAACAGGAGAAGCGCCTACTGGGGAAAGTAAAACATTTTTTGATTTGTCCTTTGGTGGCGTACTTTATTCCGAAAACTTCTGGTTTGGATATTCAGTATTTCATTTGAATCAACCTAATCAATCTATAGTAGGTGATGAAAGTAGACTACCCATGAAACATTCATTTCATGCAGGCTACAAAATCCCGTTGAAAACAGGATATAAGAAAGGATTCACAAGAAGTGGAGATGAAAGAAGTATTACCCCTACTGCACAATATAAAATGCAAGGAGGTTTTCAACAACTTGACCTAGGAATTTATAGCACTTTGGAACCAATGGTTGCAGGATTATGGTATAGAGGTATTCCTTTTCAAACTCCAAATGGTTTTTCTGCCTCAGAGTCCTTAGTTTTGTTATTGGGTTATGCTTATGAAAAAATATCTGTAGGCTATAGTTTTGACTACACATTGTCTGATTTAGGAATCCGCAGTGGTGGTGCCCATGAAATTTCCATTTCCTATGTTCTATCACTTACCGATCCTCGCAGACCACCTGCAGATAAATTAAGAATACCTTGTCCTAAATTTTAA
- a CDS encoding PKD domain-containing protein: MSNKLFRSFFLFLAILASNTQAQDFSESFWYFGNNNAAIQFDRNADRNTNLIQNQATPFGNGGAAVAANGVDGQLLFYTDGDNVYGKNHQILPGGNVIGGNNSLRHPAAIVPSSNPNDDIYYIYIIDGSNELRFLSVDLSIGDFGEVTASAQGTGFSSLSDYINSFKLGDNYFLLFQENNSLELVQVQNNGSLISTASHEFSIDYALSNVSVRNSMSDTLTLALTSANVNTNPKNLVLLELNLADPTTPLFQNENILENTGFVNQLITDVEWSVGGRNLYYSRNNTVTSESRLIQLNLDSATSENVLDRTVTEIKALQNGPDGNLYYLYNNGAEEFLSRISQTDSIPDSLNIQWDLFNMQSFGSAGNFPTIAPPALIDGEISFDWYTTTLNQSICQNNPVSFFADYSEFADITSLEWDFGNGQSSNAISPNFIYEQAGSYNVILTVNAGGNFFVDSALVTVEQFDSEVQLQDTTVCQLPLENYGPTLGDGSEPDQVVWINPDPQKFTDNGDGTATFLESGVYSAAVTVGNCTVTASFELTLFEEEKQKSNYWYFGDGAGIDFNNQGGPVAVTDGNIQAEEGCTTVSDDNGDLLFYTNGDVIWDSEHNVMANGTDLGGDPAASQGVIAVAHGSDPSLYYLFLNQDISSDTSNFSYALVDLKLNGGLGDVVLKNRKIYSRSTEKVAAQGNENTNVLTHELGSNSYRFYPVNVEGINAAEYISQGSDYLSNSSATGYLKYAAGGDKVAQAYNSGGAFIDFIRRDSLNNWEEALLDVNFGGEVYGIEFSPSADLLYATINNGANSVLLQIPVNDNYTIDEIENPDSVTVADLDFEAGAIQTGPNGQLYIAANNSPNVYTIGSPDQRFAPENGSNLASTLQAFDLAGRNSRLGLPNFVQNLSTPQQEPSISVTANCSSEPIILGATGKTNFDQFNWTITPADSSSSVYTSNNQNDTLDIDLEPGVYEAALRITNECGYDELLVENFEIFPSPDVSNVISPRNFCGSTLTLGEDIVDEPGHTYLWNTGETTQTIEITETGIYNVTITSINGCVSTAEIFVGPPYEADLGGDRAVCQDEQLRLNASGNASEYRWFVDDIQQSASGQNFDVNTSTAGTFLIRVEIPDPLDPSCFAEDEIEVIVNGNPTVSTNIVTPPSCGSNNGSLEITNISGGSGDYTVSWSGPTTVPENQMSANNLEAGTYNITVTDNLSGCTTVETVPLTNTDFTAVANQINPTCDPSNQTVDVLVSGSFTLDLTWEIFDQNNNSIDNGTASSSNFQVNGLSEGSYSISITDNSAGLCLAVDSFGIALNDSVPFNPDENVFGCGTDYDLLAYLQDLNPNATFSITPTPADPNAVGSGVYDIVATEGSLCPSNATVNVQLSPQASILEIENQVDCDGGNQLTAILDGQDPADYTFNWSNGAQGQSITVNQSGTYSVTVNPRGNISCAAELSVTVDNVYTAVEASLTSETNCEDGTILLIGSISGGSGNFNYSLTNAQGTNIPTVDPTSNTLEWNITESSTYTFTVNDNGPGGCDPVIIRRDLTVQEVFQPQIQDTYFICPTGVESERTVTLDPGSFGTYTWTLPDGSTSNNRRIVANEPGEYSVRLTASGCEFNITTTVLEDCQPKVFAPDAIKPNSSIAANRVFRVFANEYVGEFQIIIFNRWGTIVYESNDKNFEWDATDLGGVAVPPGMYAYIINFRSTDANSRTYEQRGGVNVVR, translated from the coding sequence ATGAGCAATAAATTATTTAGAAGTTTCTTCCTTTTTTTAGCCATTTTAGCTAGTAATACGCAAGCGCAAGATTTTTCAGAATCTTTTTGGTATTTTGGAAACAATAATGCTGCTATTCAATTTGACCGAAATGCAGATAGAAATACTAATTTAATTCAAAATCAAGCTACCCCTTTTGGAAACGGAGGCGCAGCTGTAGCTGCAAATGGGGTTGATGGGCAACTTCTTTTTTATACGGACGGTGATAATGTATACGGCAAAAATCACCAAATCTTGCCTGGAGGAAATGTAATCGGAGGAAATAATTCATTGCGTCATCCAGCAGCGATAGTCCCTTCATCAAATCCGAATGACGACATCTATTACATCTACATCATTGATGGGTCAAATGAGCTCAGATTTTTAAGTGTAGATTTGTCTATAGGAGATTTTGGAGAAGTTACTGCATCAGCTCAAGGAACAGGGTTTTCTTCTTTATCAGATTACATAAACTCATTTAAACTTGGAGATAATTATTTCTTGCTCTTTCAAGAAAATAATTCTTTGGAGTTAGTACAAGTTCAAAATAATGGCTCATTAATTAGCACAGCATCTCACGAATTCTCTATTGACTACGCACTCAGCAATGTATCCGTAAGAAACTCAATGAGTGACACTCTTACTCTAGCCTTAACATCTGCCAATGTCAATACTAACCCTAAGAATCTGGTTTTACTGGAATTAAATTTAGCCGACCCCACTACTCCCCTTTTTCAAAATGAAAACATTCTAGAAAATACAGGTTTTGTAAATCAACTTATCACAGATGTTGAATGGTCAGTTGGGGGCAGGAATTTATATTATAGCAGGAATAACACTGTTACTTCAGAAAGTCGATTGATCCAACTTAATTTGGATAGCGCAACTTCTGAAAATGTGTTAGATAGAACAGTTACAGAGATTAAAGCTTTACAGAACGGCCCCGATGGAAATTTATATTACTTGTATAACAATGGAGCGGAAGAATTTTTAAGCAGAATTTCTCAAACTGACTCTATTCCTGATTCCTTAAATATTCAATGGGACTTGTTCAACATGCAATCATTTGGATCGGCAGGTAATTTTCCTACGATTGCTCCTCCTGCTCTGATTGATGGTGAAATATCTTTTGATTGGTACACGACTACACTTAATCAATCGATTTGTCAAAACAATCCTGTGTCATTTTTTGCCGACTACAGTGAATTCGCTGATATCACTTCTTTAGAATGGGATTTCGGCAATGGCCAGTCTTCAAATGCGATAAGTCCTAATTTCATATATGAGCAAGCGGGAAGCTATAATGTCATTTTAACCGTAAATGCTGGTGGAAATTTCTTTGTTGATTCTGCTTTAGTAACAGTTGAACAATTTGATTCAGAAGTACAACTTCAGGATACTACAGTTTGTCAGCTTCCTTTAGAAAATTACGGCCCTACACTTGGCGATGGTTCAGAGCCCGATCAAGTAGTATGGATAAATCCTGACCCTCAGAAATTCACTGATAATGGTGATGGAACAGCTACCTTTTTAGAATCTGGAGTTTATTCTGCTGCTGTTACTGTAGGTAATTGTACGGTAACGGCTAGTTTTGAATTAACATTATTCGAAGAAGAAAAACAAAAATCTAATTATTGGTATTTTGGAGATGGAGCTGGAATAGATTTTAATAATCAAGGTGGCCCAGTTGCGGTCACGGATGGGAATATTCAAGCTGAAGAGGGCTGTACCACTGTTTCAGATGACAATGGAGATCTCCTATTTTATACAAATGGAGATGTGATTTGGGATTCGGAACACAATGTAATGGCAAATGGGACTGATTTAGGTGGTGATCCAGCTGCTTCACAAGGCGTAATTGCAGTAGCTCATGGAAGTGACCCTTCTTTATATTATCTATTCTTAAATCAAGACATAAGTTCAGATACTAGCAATTTTTCCTATGCATTAGTGGACTTGAAACTTAATGGTGGCTTAGGGGATGTAGTATTGAAAAACAGAAAAATATACAGCAGAAGTACTGAAAAAGTAGCTGCGCAGGGTAATGAAAACACCAATGTTTTGACCCATGAATTGGGAAGTAATAGCTACAGATTTTATCCTGTAAATGTTGAAGGGATAAATGCAGCTGAGTACATTTCACAAGGAAGCGACTACTTATCCAACTCATCTGCTACTGGATATTTAAAATATGCAGCTGGAGGGGACAAAGTTGCCCAAGCCTATAACTCCGGGGGTGCTTTTATTGATTTCATAAGACGGGATAGCCTGAACAACTGGGAAGAAGCATTATTGGACGTCAATTTTGGAGGAGAAGTGTATGGAATTGAATTTTCTCCAAGTGCTGATCTTCTCTATGCCACAATCAATAATGGTGCTAATTCAGTTTTACTGCAAATCCCAGTAAATGATAATTACACTATTGATGAGATTGAGAATCCAGATAGCGTTACCGTAGCAGACTTAGATTTTGAGGCTGGGGCTATTCAAACAGGTCCAAATGGACAATTATATATTGCTGCAAACAATAGTCCCAATGTTTATACTATTGGATCACCAGACCAAAGATTTGCACCCGAAAACGGCAGTAATTTAGCCAGTACTTTACAAGCTTTCGATTTAGCAGGAAGAAACAGCCGATTAGGATTACCTAATTTCGTTCAAAATCTTTCAACTCCACAGCAAGAACCAAGCATAAGTGTAACTGCTAATTGTTCTTCTGAACCTATCATTTTAGGAGCTACGGGTAAAACAAATTTCGATCAGTTTAATTGGACCATTACTCCTGCAGACAGTAGTAGCAGTGTATATACTTCAAATAATCAAAATGATACCTTAGATATTGATCTCGAGCCAGGAGTTTACGAGGCGGCATTACGAATTACTAATGAATGTGGATATGATGAACTATTAGTGGAGAATTTTGAAATCTTCCCAAGCCCAGATGTTAGCAATGTCATTAGCCCAAGAAACTTTTGTGGTAGTACTTTAACCTTAGGAGAAGATATAGTAGATGAACCTGGTCATACTTATTTATGGAATACGGGCGAAACAACTCAAACCATAGAAATTACAGAAACAGGCATCTACAACGTGACTATTACCAGTATAAATGGTTGCGTTTCAACAGCTGAAATATTTGTAGGCCCTCCTTATGAAGCTGATTTAGGAGGCGATAGAGCCGTTTGTCAAGACGAGCAGCTAAGATTAAATGCAAGTGGAAATGCAAGCGAATACCGTTGGTTTGTGGATGATATTCAGCAATCTGCCAGTGGTCAGAATTTTGATGTCAATACAAGTACAGCTGGAACATTTTTAATCAGAGTAGAAATTCCAGATCCACTTGACCCAAGTTGTTTTGCAGAGGATGAAATTGAGGTAATTGTGAATGGCAACCCTACCGTTTCGACTAATATTGTTACTCCTCCAAGTTGTGGGAGTAATAATGGCTCATTAGAAATTACTAACATTTCTGGCGGCTCAGGTGATTATACCGTGAGTTGGTCAGGTCCAACTACAGTACCTGAAAATCAAATGTCTGCCAACAACCTTGAAGCTGGCACTTACAACATTACCGTAACTGACAATTTATCTGGCTGTACGACCGTGGAAACGGTTCCTCTGACAAATACTGACTTTACTGCTGTAGCAAATCAAATTAACCCAACTTGCGATCCTAGTAATCAGACTGTCGATGTACTAGTGTCTGGTTCATTTACCCTAGATCTCACATGGGAAATTTTTGATCAAAACAATAATTCTATTGATAATGGAACAGCATCATCAAGCAACTTTCAAGTGAACGGATTGAGCGAGGGAAGCTACAGTATTTCAATAACAGATAACTCTGCAGGTTTGTGCTTAGCTGTAGACTCTTTTGGCATTGCACTTAATGATTCCGTCCCATTCAATCCAGATGAAAATGTATTTGGTTGTGGAACCGATTATGATTTATTAGCTTATTTACAAGACTTAAATCCAAATGCTACTTTCAGTATCACCCCTACTCCTGCTGACCCTAATGCTGTTGGTAGTGGAGTGTACGATATTGTAGCTACAGAAGGAAGTTTATGTCCTAGCAATGCAACTGTTAATGTTCAATTAAGTCCACAAGCTAGTATATTGGAAATTGAAAACCAGGTAGATTGTGATGGAGGAAATCAATTAACTGCAATATTAGATGGACAAGATCCAGCAGACTATACTTTCAATTGGAGTAATGGAGCTCAAGGGCAAAGCATCACGGTCAATCAATCTGGCACCTACTCTGTGACTGTAAATCCGAGAGGCAACATTAGTTGTGCAGCAGAATTATCTGTTACTGTGGATAATGTCTATACTGCCGTAGAAGCAAGCTTAACCAGTGAAACAAATTGCGAAGATGGAACCATACTGCTAATAGGAAGCATTAGCGGAGGTAGCGGGAACTTCAATTATTCTTTAACAAATGCACAAGGAACCAATATCCCTACTGTGGATCCTACTTCTAATACCTTAGAATGGAACATTACAGAAAGCAGCACCTACACATTCACAGTAAATGACAATGGTCCTGGCGGATGTGACCCAGTAATCATTAGGCGAGATTTGACTGTACAAGAAGTTTTTCAACCGCAAATTCAAGACACTTATTTCATTTGCCCAACAGGGGTGGAATCAGAACGGACGGTTACCTTAGACCCGGGTTCTTTTGGCACTTATACTTGGACTCTTCCGGATGGTAGCACTTCCAATAATAGAAGAATTGTCGCAAATGAACCTGGTGAATACAGCGTTAGATTAACTGCTTCGGGTTGTGAGTTTAATATTACCACAACTGTTTTAGAAGATTGCCAGCCTAAAGTTTTTGCACCTGATGCAATTAAACCTAATAGTTCAATTGCTGCAAATAGGGTTTTTAGAGTATTTGCTAATGAATATGTAGGAGAATTTCAAATCATTATTTTTAATAGATGGGGGACAATTGTTTATGAATCTAATGATAAAAACTTTGAATGGGATGCCACAGATTTAGGTGGAGTCGCGGTTCCTCCAGGAATGTATGCTTATATCATCAACTTCAGAAGTACTGATGCTAACAGCAGAACTTATGAACAAAGGGGTGGAGTAAATGTAGTCAGGTAA